A DNA window from Vigna angularis cultivar LongXiaoDou No.4 chromosome 1, ASM1680809v1, whole genome shotgun sequence contains the following coding sequences:
- the LOC108347481 gene encoding probable protein phosphatase 2C 6 gives MEEDDLLERLDLEFASTSSGSVISSTLRTEDFRNLNSSGDISSISSGSGEIPPSAVTEAVLSPPPLHRAGLSDCETPAVREKCIGRSNKGVSWGHTSVIGRRKEMEDAVAVIPGFMSRTCDHFGGCTAPGSRSSGEISPVHFFGVYDGHGGSQVAKFCAKRMHDVIAEEWNREMAGGAEWQRRWETVFANSFERTDNEILSDEVAPEMVGSTASVVVLTGCQIIASNCGDSRVVLCRRTQTIPLSVDQKPDRQDELLRIEGEGGKVINWNGARVFGVLAMSRAIGDRYLRPWIIPVPEITFTARTDEDECLILASDGLWDVMSNEEVGEVARHILRRRRRSLSVEEPSPAQAVADSLTEIAYGRNSKDNISIIVVDLKSKRKRQQRPALIS, from the exons ATGGAGGAGGACGACCTACTCGAACGACTCGACTTGGAGTTCGCGTCCACCAGTTCTGGCTCCGTCATTTCCTCCACACTCAGAACCGAAGATTTCCGGAACCTCAACAGCTCCGGCGACATTTCCTCCATCAGTAGTGGCTCCGGCGAGATTCCTCCTTCCGCAGTCACCGAGGCGGTACTCTCGCCGCCTCCGCTGCATCGCGCGGGGCTCAGTGACTGCGAGACACCGGCGGTGAGGGAGAAGTGCATCGGAAGGAGTAACAAGGGAGTGAGTTGGGGTCACACTTCAGTGATTGGAAGAAGGAAAGAGATGGAGGACGCTGTGGCAGTTATTCCCGGATTCATGTCTCGCACGTGCGATCACTTCGGCGGTTGTACCGCTCCCGGCTCCAGATCCTCCGGCGAGATCTCTCCCGTTCATTTCTTCGGCGTTTACGACGGCCATGGTGGCTCACAG GTGGCTAAGTTCTGTGCTAAGCGGATGCACGATGTTATAGCAGAGGAGTGGAACCGAGAAATGGCAGGTGGGGCTGAGTGGCAGAGAAGATGGGAAACCGTATTTGCTAACAGTTTTGAGAGGACTGACAATGAAATCCTATCGGACGAAGTTGCACCTGAAATGGTAGGATCTACTGCATCTGTGGTGGTTCTAACTGGTTGCCAAATTATTGCATCCAACTGCGGCGACTCAAGGGTAGTTCTTTGCCGCAGGACACAAACTATCCCCTTGTCAGTGGATCAAAAG CCGGATAGACAAGATGAACTCTTGAGAAttgaaggagaaggaggaaaAGTCATAAACTGGAATGGAGCTAGGGTGTTTGGTGTTCTTGCCATGTCCAGGGCCATAG GTGATCGGTATTTGAGACCATGGATTATTCCCGTGCCTGAGATAACTTTCACAGCTAGGACAGACGAGGATGAGTGCTTAATTTTGGCAAGCGACGGACTCTGGGATGTAATGAGCAATGAAGAGGTTGGAGAAGTGGCACGCCACATTCTTAGAAGACGACGCAGATCCTTGTCAGTGGAGGAACCGTCTCCTGCACAAGCTGTTGCCGACAGCCTGACTGAAATTGCATATGGTAGAAATAGTAAAGATAACATTTCAATCATAGTTGTTGATCTGAAATCCAAGAGAAAACGTCAGCAAAGGCCTGCTTTAATTTCCTAA
- the LOC108346568 gene encoding agamous-like MADS-box protein AGL29 has translation MGRRKIEIAAVKDPNTRQVTFSKRRTGLFKKANELSILCGAEIAIVVFSIGNRPYSFGHPGVDAVAAKFLEHEIVKSNDVEQNNVEVGDIGRLNQQLLDIEARILVEEKKGLELDQILKQHQLSQPSQFKQLQDSYLEFQRRLKDYTDAIEVSECLILLAQEPVVQITKQVKKRRKN, from the coding sequence ATGGGTCGTCGTAAAATTGAAATTGCAGCAGTGAAGGATCCTAATACGAGACAAGTCACATTTTCAAAGCGTCGAACAGGTTTATTCAAAAAGGCGAATGAACTATCGATACTGTGCGGTGCAGAAATTGCAATTGTCGTGTTCTCTATTGGAAACAGACCTTACTCTTTTGGGCACCCAGGTGTCGATGCTGTTGCAGCCAAATTTCTTGAACATGAAATCGTCAAATCAAATGATGTCGAACAAAACAACGTAGAAGTTGGTGACATTGGTAGGTTGAATCAACAACTGTTAGATATTGAAGCCCGAATACTTGTGGAGGAAAAGAAGGGCTTAGAGCTTGATCAGATACTAAAACAGCACCAACTGTCACAGCCTTCCCAATTTAAACAATTACAAGATTCATATTTAGAATTCCAACGTAGGCTGAAAGATTACACTGATGCGATTGAGGTATCAGAATGTTTGATTCTACTTGCACAAGAACCCGTTGTCCAAATAACAAAAcaggtgaagaaaagaagaaagaattga